In one window of Physeter macrocephalus isolate SW-GA unplaced genomic scaffold, ASM283717v5 random_52, whole genome shotgun sequence DNA:
- the LOC114484819 gene encoding thioredoxin domain-containing protein 11-like, which translates to MPQCSFFEMAAALDSFYLKEQTFYHVASDSIECRNFLSFYSPFSYYTACCRTINRGVTGFIDSEQDVFETPTIAFSSLEKKCEVDTPSSVPHIEENRYLFPELDVDSTGFIGLSCRTNKTLNIYLLDSNLFWLYAERLGAPSAARVKGFAAIVDVKEESHYVLDPKQALMKFTLESFIQNFSVLYSPLKRHLIGSDSAQFPSQRLITEVTTDTFWEVVLQKQDVLLLYYAQWCGFCPALNHVFIQLARLLPADTFTVARIDVSQNDLPWEFMVDRLPTVLFFPCNRKDLSVKYPEDLPITLPNLLRFILHHSDPASAPQNLVNPPTKECLQREAVLQQGHISHLERDIQKLRAEISALQQVQGQVEARLSSTRRDKQQLRRQQHTLERQHSLLQLHSEQLQALYEQKTRELEEVARKLQELADASENLLTESTWLKILVATMEQRLEGRDGAEDRAPLDEVRSDYHKPSGAPRLAASTPPPSNVSSTLASERSTENRTE; encoded by the exons ATGCCCCAGTGCAGCTTTTTCGAGATGGCAGCAGCTCTGGATTCTTTCTACCTCAAGGAGCAGACCTTTTATCATGTGGCATCAGACAGCATAGAATGCAGGAATTTTCTAAGTTTCTATAGCCCTTTCAGCTACTACACTGCATGTTGCAGGACCATAAACAGGGGCGTGACAGGCTTCATTGATTCTGAACAAGATGTCTTTGAAACCCCAACCATTGCATTTTCTTCCCTTGAGAAGAAATGTGAGGTTGATACCCCCAGCTCCGTTCCTCACATTGAGGAGAACAGGTATCTCTTTCCTGAACTGGATGTGGATAGCACAGGCTTCATAGGCCTGAGCTGCAGAACCAACAAGACCCTGAACATCTACCTTTTGGATTCCAATTTATTTTGGTTGTATGCAGAGAGGCTGGGTGCTCCAAGCGCTGCTCGGGTGAAAGGATTTGCTGCAATTGTTGACGTGAAAGAAGAGTCTCACTATGTCTTGGATCCAAAACAAGCTCTTATGAAGTTCACCCTAG aGTCTTTCATTCAAAACTTCAGCGTTCTCTACAGTCCCTTGAAAAGGCATCTTATTGGAAGTGACTCTGCCCAGTTCCCATCTCAGCGTTTAATCACTGAAGTGACAACTGATACCTTTTGGGAAGTAGTCCTTCAAAAACAG GATGTGTTGCTGCTTTATTATGCACAGTGGTGCGGCTTCTGTCCAGCCCTCAATCATGTCTTTATCCAGCTAGCTCGGCTCCTGCCCGCGGATACATTCACTGTGGCGAG GATTGATGTATCTCAGAATGATCTTCCTTGGGAATTTATGGTTGACCGTCTTCCTACTGtcttattttttccctgtaacag aAAGGACCTAAGCGTGAAATACCCCGAAGACCTTCCCATCACCCTTCCAAATCTGCTGAGGTTCATTTTGCATCACTCAGACCCTGCTTCTGCCCCCCAGAACTTGGTTAACCCTCCTACCAAAGAGTGTCTTCAGAGAGAGGCCGTCCTGCAGCAGGGGCACATCTCCCATCTGGAGAGAGACATCCAGAAGCTGAGGGCGGAGATCAGCGCCCTACAGCAGGTGCAGGGGCAGGTGGAGGCCCGGCTCTCGAGCACACGTAGGGATAAGCAGCAGCTGCGGCGGCAGCAGCACACGCTGGAGAGGCAGCACAGCCTGCTCCAGCTGCACAGCGAGCAGCTGCAGGCCCTCTACGAGCAGAAAACCCGGGAGCTTGAGGAGGTGGCCCGCAAGCTCCAGGAGCTGGCCGATGCCTCGGAGAACCTCCTCACCGAGAGCACGTGGCTCAAGATCCTGGTGGCCACCATGGAGCAGAGACTGGAGGGCAGGGACGGGGCCGAAGACCGTGCTCCCCTGGACGAGGTGCGATCGGACTACCACAAGCCCTCGGGCGCCCCCCGGCTAGCAGCCAGCACCCCTCCGCCTTCCAACGTCAGCTCCACGCTGGCCTCCGAAAGGAGCACGGAGAACAGGACAGAATAA
- the SNN gene encoding stannin — protein MSIMDHSPTTGVVTVIVILIAIAALGALILGCWCYLRLQRISQSEDEESIVGDGETKEPFLLVQYSAKGPCVERKAKLTPNGPEVHG, from the coding sequence ATGTCCATCATGGACCACAGCCCCACCACCGGTGTGGTCACGGTCATCGTCATCCTCATTGCCATCGCTGCCCTGGGGGCCCTGATCCTGGGCTGCTGGTGCTACCTGCGGCTGCAGCGCATCAGCCAGTCGGAGGACGAGGAGAGCATCGTGGGGGATGGCGAGACCAAGGAGCCCTTCCTGCTGGTGCAGTACTCGGCCAAGGGACCGTGCGTGGAGAGGAAGGCCAAGCTGACCCCCAACGGCCCTGAAGTCCACGGCTGA